A single region of the Elizabethkingia sp. JS20170427COW genome encodes:
- a CDS encoding peptidase domain-containing ABC transporter, whose amino-acid sequence MKLQFIPQHDQMDCGPACLAMVSSHYGKEFGLQYLRDKSFITREGVSLLGISEAADKIGFKTIAAKLKPQDFDKRLLPCILHWNQNHFVILHKITKNILTGKLVYKIADPGHGFISLSEEKFKKSWLSDGEKGVALFLEPTEEFYNQIPPQEEKLSIKYLLNYLKPYKSQMFWLFFLLLLGTLTTLFFPILTQKLIDNGVSKKDLSVISYILLAQLAFFFGNIIFGIFRNWIMLVVGTKINIQIISDFLKKLLKLPIKFFDTKLMGDFNQRIQDHERIENFLTSQSLLTLFSVITFSVFFGVLWYYDFRILAVYVILTIVSIAWSLYWMRKRKILDYFRFQQRSENQESIYEIINGVSEMKLNQFEDFKRKEWEQIQQKLFKINIRILKLDQIQLSGFEFINQLKNIVVTFLAASFVVQGHMTLGALLSVSYIIGQMNSPVSQLISFFRSLQDAKLSLARLNEVQNHPEEEQENQLPLHHPKYTEQNGIEKGIYFKNVSFQYEGPQSPYVLKDINLFIPDGKITAIVGASGSGKTTLMKMLLKFYEPVQGKISFNHLDIQDISPEDLRKNCGVVMQDGFIFSDTIERNIATSDENINYEKLDKALKTANIKSFVEELPLALNTKIGASGNGISGGQKQRILIARAVYKNPHFIFFDEATSALDAENERIIHNNLQTFFKGKTVVIVAHRLSTVKNADQIIVLKHGQIVEQGNHRELVERKADYYNLVKNQLELGN is encoded by the coding sequence ATGAAACTTCAATTCATCCCACAACATGATCAAATGGATTGTGGACCTGCTTGCTTAGCTATGGTTTCATCTCATTATGGCAAAGAATTCGGGCTGCAATATCTCCGGGATAAAAGCTTTATCACACGAGAGGGCGTGTCGTTATTGGGGATAAGTGAAGCCGCAGATAAAATAGGTTTCAAAACCATTGCTGCTAAACTAAAACCGCAGGATTTTGATAAAAGGCTGTTGCCCTGTATTCTCCATTGGAATCAGAACCATTTTGTAATATTGCATAAAATCACAAAAAATATACTTACAGGAAAGCTTGTATATAAAATCGCAGACCCAGGACATGGTTTTATTTCTTTATCAGAAGAAAAGTTTAAAAAATCTTGGCTCTCCGATGGAGAAAAGGGAGTTGCTCTTTTTTTAGAACCAACAGAAGAGTTTTACAATCAAATACCACCACAGGAAGAAAAACTCTCCATAAAGTACCTGCTCAACTACCTAAAACCATATAAAAGTCAGATGTTCTGGCTGTTTTTTCTTTTGCTATTAGGGACTCTTACCACACTGTTTTTTCCAATTCTTACTCAAAAACTGATTGACAATGGTGTAAGCAAAAAAGACCTTTCGGTTATTTCCTACATTTTACTGGCGCAGCTGGCATTTTTCTTCGGCAATATTATTTTTGGTATTTTCCGCAACTGGATAATGCTGGTAGTTGGGACAAAAATCAATATCCAGATAATTTCCGATTTCCTCAAAAAGCTATTAAAACTTCCGATAAAGTTCTTTGATACAAAGCTAATGGGCGACTTTAACCAAAGAATCCAGGATCATGAACGTATTGAGAATTTCCTGACTTCACAAAGTCTTTTGACCTTGTTCTCTGTAATCACTTTCTCTGTATTCTTCGGGGTACTTTGGTATTATGATTTCAGAATATTAGCAGTTTATGTTATATTGACAATTGTTTCCATAGCCTGGTCGTTATATTGGATGCGGAAACGAAAAATATTAGACTATTTCCGTTTTCAGCAAAGAAGCGAAAACCAGGAATCTATTTACGAAATCATCAATGGTGTTTCTGAGATGAAGCTCAACCAGTTTGAAGATTTCAAGCGTAAAGAATGGGAACAAATTCAGCAAAAACTATTCAAAATCAACATCCGCATTTTAAAACTTGACCAGATACAGCTTTCCGGCTTCGAGTTTATCAATCAGCTTAAAAACATTGTAGTAACATTCCTTGCTGCTTCATTTGTGGTGCAGGGACACATGACCTTAGGAGCCTTGCTCAGTGTTTCTTATATTATCGGGCAGATGAACTCACCTGTAAGCCAGCTGATTTCGTTCTTCCGCTCATTACAGGATGCCAAATTGAGTTTAGCGAGATTAAATGAAGTGCAAAACCATCCTGAAGAAGAACAAGAAAATCAACTCCCATTACACCATCCCAAATACACAGAACAAAACGGCATTGAAAAAGGAATTTATTTTAAAAATGTATCATTCCAGTACGAAGGACCGCAATCACCCTATGTTTTGAAAGATATTAATCTTTTTATCCCTGACGGAAAAATAACCGCTATTGTCGGAGCCAGCGGAAGCGGTAAAACCACTCTGATGAAGATGCTCTTAAAATTTTACGAGCCGGTACAAGGAAAAATTAGTTTTAATCATCTTGACATACAGGATATTTCACCAGAAGACTTAAGGAAAAACTGTGGTGTTGTCATGCAGGACGGCTTTATTTTTTCGGATACGATTGAGCGAAATATTGCCACAAGTGATGAAAATATCAACTATGAAAAGTTGGATAAAGCCTTAAAAACAGCAAACATCAAATCCTTTGTAGAAGAATTGCCTTTGGCGCTAAATACCAAAATCGGAGCATCGGGTAACGGAATTTCAGGAGGGCAGAAACAGCGGATTCTGATTGCCCGGGCGGTTTATAAGAATCCTCATTTTATTTTCTTCGATGAAGCTACCTCTGCATTGGATGCCGAAAATGAAAGAATCATTCACAATAACCTTCAAACGTTCTTCAAAGGAAAAACGGTAGTTATTGTTGCTCACAGATTAAGTACAGTTAAAAACGCAGATCAAATTATTGTTCTCAAGCATGGTCAGATTGTAGAGCAGGGCAACCACAGAGAGCTTGTAGAAAGAAAAGCAGATTATTATAATTTGGTTAAAAATCAGCTGGAGTTGGGGAATTAA